From Romeriopsis navalis LEGE 11480, the proteins below share one genomic window:
- a CDS encoding SulP family inorganic anion transporter — MNFTGIKREWFSNVQADILAGAVVGLALIPEAISFSIIAGVDPKVGLYASFIIAIMTAIFGGRPGSISAATGAMALLMIDLVKDHGLQYLLAATFLTGLLQFVFGIFKLGRYMRYVPRAVMLGYINALAVLIFIAQLPQLTGKPIAVYILTALSLAIIYILPRFTKVIPSPLVTLAVITIATIALKLEVPTVGDMGALPTTPPFFALPQVPLTFDTLKIILPYSFTMSIVGLLASFLTASLVDELTDTPSNKDQEAKGQGLANIVTAFFGGMAGCGMIGQSVINVQSGGRGRLSAVCAGVFLLFAILGLQPWVKQMPMAALVAIMIMVSIGTFRWSSFRDMRRIPRSETLVMLATMFVTIFTRNFALGVVTGIVMSTIFFSRKIAELVLVRTHLSDDGNHRIYEVTGQIFFVSKDEFFSSFNFDEVVDRITIDLHRAHLWDQGAVAMLDRIVLKFRRSGADVELIGLNDASATLVEKLTTASDIQDEAAD, encoded by the coding sequence TTGAATTTCACGGGTATTAAACGGGAATGGTTTTCCAATGTCCAAGCGGACATTTTGGCCGGCGCAGTCGTCGGATTAGCACTGATTCCAGAAGCAATTTCGTTTTCGATTATTGCGGGGGTTGATCCAAAAGTCGGCCTGTATGCTTCGTTCATCATCGCCATCATGACAGCAATCTTTGGCGGGCGTCCGGGTTCCATCTCGGCGGCTACCGGCGCGATGGCCCTGCTGATGATTGATCTGGTCAAGGATCACGGTTTGCAGTATCTACTCGCGGCCACATTCCTCACGGGACTGCTGCAATTTGTCTTCGGCATCTTCAAGCTCGGCCGCTATATGCGCTATGTCCCCCGTGCCGTAATGCTGGGCTATATCAATGCGTTAGCGGTGCTCATATTTATTGCCCAGTTGCCCCAACTGACCGGCAAACCGATCGCCGTCTACATTCTCACGGCCCTATCGCTGGCCATTATTTATATCTTGCCGCGATTCACCAAAGTGATTCCGTCACCGTTAGTCACCTTGGCCGTGATCACGATCGCGACGATCGCCCTGAAGCTCGAAGTGCCAACCGTTGGCGACATGGGCGCACTGCCGACGACACCGCCATTCTTTGCCCTGCCCCAAGTCCCGCTCACCTTCGACACGCTCAAAATCATCCTGCCCTACTCCTTCACGATGTCGATCGTGGGCCTCCTAGCCTCCTTTTTGACGGCCTCATTGGTCGATGAACTCACCGATACCCCCAGTAACAAAGACCAAGAAGCCAAGGGCCAAGGTCTAGCCAATATTGTCACCGCCTTCTTCGGCGGCATGGCGGGCTGCGGCATGATCGGACAATCCGTGATTAACGTACAGTCCGGCGGCCGGGGGCGACTATCCGCCGTCTGCGCTGGCGTATTCTTGCTGTTCGCGATTCTGGGCCTGCAACCGTGGGTGAAGCAGATGCCGATGGCCGCCCTCGTAGCAATTATGATTATGGTCTCGATCGGCACCTTCCGCTGGTCATCGTTCCGGGATATGCGGCGGATTCCCCGCAGTGAAACCCTGGTGATGTTGGCCACCATGTTTGTGACGATTTTCACGCGAAACTTTGCCTTAGGGGTAGTGACTGGTATCGTCATGAGTACCATCTTCTTCTCCCGGAAAATTGCCGAGTTAGTGCTGGTTCGCACCCACCTCAGCGACGATGGGAACCATCGCATCTACGAAGTGACGGGTCAAATCTTCTTCGTTTCGAAGGATGAATTCTTCAGTTCGTTCAACTTCGATGAAGTCGTCGATCGCATCACCATCGATTTACACCGGGCGCATCTTTGGGATCAGGGAGCCGTGGCCATGCTCGATCGCATCGTCCTCAAGTTTCGCCGGAGTGGTGCTGATGTTGAGCTGATTGGCTTAAACGATGCCAGTGCCACATTGGTCGAAAAACTCACCACAGCATCAGATATCCAGGATGAAGCTGCCGATTGA